A section of the Alkalihalobacillus sp. LMS39 genome encodes:
- a CDS encoding glycosyltransferase family 2 protein yields the protein MMKISVVIPAYNEADIIEETLLTLRKQTWVHEIITVNDGSTDATGEYCAKLSDIAIQREENKGKGEALQTGWEHASGDIIVCLDADLGESVKEAQPLIEPFESDFIDVVIGRLPQQKVSGLGFVKERAKRLIYKRTGHWISAPLSGQRAFRKKWLDTLMKNHYQGYGVETAMLLDLLEAGATVIEVDTFITHRATGKNIAGFLHRGKQWLELEKSVWRGLE from the coding sequence ATGATGAAAATTAGTGTTGTCATACCAGCTTATAACGAAGCGGATATCATTGAAGAGACTTTACTGACATTAAGAAAACAAACGTGGGTTCATGAAATTATTACTGTAAACGATGGAAGTACGGATGCGACTGGAGAATATTGTGCGAAATTAAGCGATATCGCCATTCAACGAGAAGAAAACAAAGGAAAAGGGGAGGCATTACAAACAGGCTGGGAGCATGCAAGTGGTGACATCATTGTTTGTTTAGATGCGGATTTAGGTGAATCAGTAAAAGAGGCACAACCGTTAATCGAACCATTTGAATCGGATTTTATTGATGTCGTCATAGGACGATTACCACAACAAAAGGTGAGCGGATTAGGATTTGTAAAAGAACGAGCAAAACGACTGATTTATAAAAGGACAGGCCATTGGATTAGTGCACCACTTTCTGGTCAGCGTGCTTTTCGGAAAAAGTGGCTAGATACGTTAATGAAAAATCATTATCAAGGATACGGAGTGGAAACAGCGATGCTTCTTGATTTACTAGAAGCGGGTGCAACCGTTATTGAAGTCGATACATTTATTACTCATCGCGCAACTGGAAAAAATATCGCTGGATTTCTTCATCGTGGAAAGCAGTGGTTGGAGTTAGAAAAGTCGGTATGGAGAGGATTAGAATGA
- the gdhA gene encoding NADP-specific glutamate dehydrogenase, translating to MPTLDIKKENQQEIGANQYVQFIFEEVQKRNPNEPEFHQAVKEVLHSLIPVIEKNPTYMKQGVLERIVEPERMISFRVPWVDDSGQVKVNRGFRVQYNSAIGPYKGGLRFHPSVNASIIKFLGFEQIFKNALTGQPIGGGKGGSDFDPKGKSDGEIMRFTQSFMSELSKYIGPDVDVPAGDIGVGAKEIGYLFGQYKKIRGGFEAGVLTGKGIGYGGSLARKEATGYGTVYFVNEMLKDQDLTFSGKTVVVSGSGNVSIYAIEKATQLGATVVACSDSSGYIYDKDGIDLSLVKQLKEVENERISEYANRKPSAEFFEGCQGIWSIPCDIALPCATQNEIDEISAKILVANGVKAVGEGANMPSTLEAIDVFQQNNILFGPAKAANAGGVSVSALEMAQNSARLSWTFEEVDQKLEEIMKTIYKECVTAANEYNAPNNLVVGANIAGFVKVADAMLAQGVI from the coding sequence ATGCCAACGCTAGATATAAAAAAAGAGAATCAGCAAGAAATAGGAGCAAATCAATACGTACAATTTATTTTCGAGGAGGTACAAAAAAGAAATCCGAATGAGCCAGAATTTCATCAGGCAGTAAAAGAGGTTCTCCATTCACTCATACCGGTCATTGAAAAAAACCCTACGTACATGAAACAAGGGGTCCTTGAAAGAATTGTTGAACCTGAACGTATGATTTCATTTCGAGTACCGTGGGTGGATGATTCAGGTCAAGTAAAAGTAAACCGAGGTTTTCGCGTCCAATACAATAGCGCAATAGGACCGTATAAAGGTGGTTTACGTTTTCACCCTTCTGTAAATGCAAGTATTATTAAGTTTTTAGGATTTGAGCAAATCTTTAAAAATGCTTTAACAGGACAACCGATTGGTGGCGGTAAAGGCGGTTCAGATTTTGATCCAAAAGGAAAATCAGACGGAGAAATTATGCGTTTCACCCAAAGTTTCATGAGTGAGCTTAGCAAATATATTGGTCCTGATGTTGATGTTCCTGCTGGTGATATCGGTGTTGGTGCTAAAGAAATTGGCTATTTATTTGGTCAATATAAAAAAATTCGTGGTGGCTTTGAAGCGGGTGTATTAACAGGTAAAGGAATCGGCTATGGCGGGAGCTTGGCTCGAAAAGAAGCGACCGGTTATGGTACCGTTTATTTCGTTAACGAGATGTTGAAAGATCAAGACTTAACCTTCTCTGGAAAAACTGTCGTTGTTTCAGGTTCTGGCAATGTATCTATCTATGCAATTGAGAAAGCGACACAATTAGGAGCAACCGTTGTTGCTTGTAGTGACTCTAGTGGTTATATTTATGATAAAGACGGAATTGACCTTTCTTTAGTCAAACAACTTAAAGAAGTTGAAAACGAACGAATCTCAGAATATGCAAACCGAAAGCCAAGCGCAGAATTTTTCGAAGGCTGTCAAGGAATTTGGTCGATTCCATGTGACATCGCTCTTCCTTGTGCGACTCAAAACGAAATTGATGAAATTTCAGCAAAAATCCTTGTTGCCAATGGGGTGAAAGCCGTTGGAGAAGGAGCAAATATGCCTTCTACCCTAGAAGCGATTGATGTGTTCCAACAAAATAATATTTTGTTCGGACCTGCCAAAGCAGCCAATGCAGGAGGAGTTTCCGTATCCGCACTCGAAATGGCGCAAAATAGCGCAAGACTTTCATGGACATTTGAAGAAGTCGATCAAAAATTAGAAGAAATTATGAAAACAATCTATAAAGAATGCGTCACTGCAGCAAACGAATACAACGCCCCTAATAATCTTGTTGTAGGAGCTAACATCGCGGGCTTTGTCAAAGTAGCCGATGCTATGCTTGCACAAGGTGTTATATAA